The DNA window TCCACCGGCCCCAGAAAGTAGCCCTGCGGGTTTATTAAGCCACCTCGATAATGGGCAACGCAGAGCGGTACACTCAGACAAATACTAAcaacatatataatatacagaCATTCCTAATGACTTTGCTACATGAAAAGTTTTAACATAATTACTTAAGCAAAAATGTTGAAAGGAAAAGAATGATTTCATTGTAAAGAATATTAAACCAATTATATGGAATATTTGGTTAATtggattattattttatccaCGTGTAGCAGTgcacgaaaaacaaaagacttaagcCACAAACTTGATCCTCACAGCATGGCAATTACGTTTGGCAATTGTTTAGTGTTTGCTAGCCGAGTCCATCTCGTCAACGtccgacgacgacgatgatgatgatgataggAGGCGTGGTCCGGCTAGCCAGTCCAGAATCTAGAATCTAGAATCCAGTCCAGCTCCGATTACTGGACGACATGCTAGCCCACTTTTTCCGAATATACTCATACTCACAGAATGTGGAATGTCGGCAGCATAGATATATGTTATGCACATATAGTAACCAATTTTGGTTTCATATTCGTTTTTCAGGTTCCCACAAGGTGCATTGTTCGGAGGATCAGATGCGGGTAGACATCGGACTACCGGATGCGGAGTCGAAGGACCAGAGTGCTCCGCAAATCTATTTGGAGGGATTGAAGGGATATCCGGATGAGCGATGCCAGCCGCAAATCGATGGATCGCTGGCCGTTTTTCGGCTTTCCCTCAGTGATTTTTACGAGTGCGGCGTAACGAGGATGGTCAACCAGCTGACGGTAAGGAAACTCCACTCAATCcggctaaaaaacaaaatacccTAGCTCTGGTTCTTTGCAGGGCAAGAAGGCGTATTACCATAAAATCATCATCGAGTCAGCCAGCAGCAAGGAGATCGTCAGCGTCAAGTGCATCACCGCCGCCAGTCCCGCCTATAATGTGATGATGAATGCCACCACCGGGTCCAGTTCCACGTCCAGCGGCGGCATCCACGGCCTGGTCAAGCGGGATGTGCTGCCGGCGGGATTCCAGGAACCCGAGTAAGTCCCTCGACAGGCACGGGCACGCTCCGGATTCGAGTGCATCCTCTTTCGCTCTACACTCTACTTTTTTTAATTGCCCATAAATGCAAAGTACATCTATGCACATTTTTATGGGCAATCTATGCAAAAGCTTATGGCATATTAAATGCCCACTCCGGCCCAGACTTAAACCCGACCGAGGGCCATAAATCAAACCTATTCCAGCTCATTGCCTCCCACTCTCGCTcctttctccctctctctctctctctaccTCCCTCTCTCTGTCTTTCTTTCCTTTCTTGGTCTTTTCCGAGAGTTGCCATTACCAGGAGGTAATTAGCCGCCAAATCGACGCCGGCGGCTTCACATGCGTTAATACCTCCACAGTCAATTTAATTGCGGGGCGTGTCGGGGTCCCTCTCTCCAAAGCCTTGGGTCTGCGCTTTTTGCCAGCACATGCCTTCCGCTGAGCCCGCGATCCCCTGATCCTCAGATCGAATacaatgtttgtttttcgttgcCCGACATTGATTTACTACCTTATTGGCGGGGTCCTTTCCCCGTCGATCATTAAGACCTCGATTCGGGAACacactgaacactgaacacACTGAATCGATTTGCTTGCAGGGATCTGGAGATCACCACGTCGCTGACCAAGCGGGCACCAGAGCCACGACTCTCAATTGGCGTTAGCCAGGATGGCCAGAAGTTCACCAGGGACTTGACAGTAAAGTCGGTGGGTAAAACCAACTGGAAACAGGCTTATTGTCTTATGTTCTATTGTCACATAACATAATCTTCATTTGATTACCTTTCGCCGCAACAGGGCACACCTTTGACAATGGAAATCAATCTGGATGAGGACTCTGCGCCTGTTTATGGTCTGGGTGTGAACTATTTGGATGTGACGGACACGCACACCTCCTCGGAAACGCTGATCTTCAAGGGGTGTGTTGCACATGGCAGTATATTAATCTGAATGCATTCaataaagtttattttgtCCATTTCAGCTGCACTGTGGATCCCTATCTGTTCGAGAACTTCAACACCATTGACGGCGACATTTTAAGTGCCAAGTTCAAGGCGTTCAAGTTCCCCGACTCGTCGTACGTCCAGTTCCGTGCCACGGTCAACGTGTGTCTGGACAAGTGCCTCGGCACCCAGTGCTCCAACAACCAGGTGGGCTTCGGGCGACGCAAGCGGGAGATCAGCTCGGCGAACAAGGTCTACGAGATCTCGCTGGCCATGTTCCTGCAGGTTCAGGATATCGAAGGTGTCAACAAAAGTGAGTAATATGCTACTTAGCCATATAACATCTATATAATCATTGAATGCTTTCCATTGACAGATGAGGTCctgcagctggaggagaagcTCAGGGAGCTGAAGCTGGCCAACCAACGCCTGGCCAGGAATAGCCGCGGCAACTTT is part of the Drosophila yakuba strain Tai18E2 chromosome 2R, Prin_Dyak_Tai18E2_2.1, whole genome shotgun sequence genome and encodes:
- the LOC6530784 gene encoding uncharacterized protein LOC6530784; translated protein: MLLSMQMWRSLWLAALFCGLAHAKGSHKVHCSEDQMRVDIGLPDAESKDQSAPQIYLEGLKGYPDERCQPQIDGSLAVFRLSLSDFYECGVTRMVNQLTGKKAYYHKIIIESASSKEIVSVKCITAASPAYNVMMNATTGSSSTSSGGIHGLVKRDVLPAGFQEPEDLEITTSLTKRAPEPRLSIGVSQDGQKFTRDLTVKSGTPLTMEINLDEDSAPVYGLGVNYLDVTDTHTSSETLIFKGCTVDPYLFENFNTIDGDILSAKFKAFKFPDSSYVQFRATVNVCLDKCLGTQCSNNQVGFGRRKREISSANKVYEISLAMFLQVQDIEGVNKNEVLQLEEKLRELKLANQRLARNSRGNFAMEQTAASAQPAFVVDERELGHLSSGSGAASNGVALAVWTIVGALSWRLM